A single Chiloscyllium punctatum isolate Juve2018m chromosome 26, sChiPun1.3, whole genome shotgun sequence DNA region contains:
- the spata2l gene encoding spermatogenesis associated 2-like has product MSTGFRIIFDQYKKLYEDGPSGQNITCQDAELKGLVKQKLIERVVDLAVLLQDDMVEIISKSLHKTMNYTSTLKLLIRAFELLELAAVNLFLYPWRNEFKTIKMFSGAYVHYLKPAICNEDLIRFFKKMGYTLKDNFQLEIKDLPHSLELIRLAFEFFVMRIECEILLEIVIKLDHYQVSVDELLQERKLMENIDICVSKLKRLCATDRNLRENLLKKTPSAEDSVGKDLGISSIRNQAGSHSQRDYDGNAIHSPTWKSVWPTPECQCKDGDGDYNKHFTGIPDTNCVPSMNQHQAKDGYEFNSISNLQTVRDKKMVLLENIDAKNYKQHCCLNNGESVHFCCTTCLSLHTIMCEAVKKCISHGHSLTFFGAQSSTCLPEADASNSDLKQLSCADMAKSDTNCGICSCESVRFLCKCGMRVCFHCAYKNILICKICGNSISNSIS; this is encoded by the exons ATGAGCACTGGATTTAGAATTATTTTTGATCAATATAAGAAGCTCTACGAAGATGGTCCTTCAGGGCAAAATATAACCTGCCAGGATGCAGAATTAAAAGGATTAGTCAAACAGAAGTTAATAGAAAGGGTTGTGGATTTAGCCGTCTTACTACAGGATGATATGGTTGAAATTATTTCCAAGTCTTTGCACAAGACAATGAATTACACAAGTACATTAAAGTTGCTGATTAGGGCTTTTGAATTACTGGAGTTAGCTGCTGTCAACCTCTTCCTGTACCCATGGAGAAATGAGTTCAAAACAATTAAA ATGTTTTCAGGAGCATATGTGCACTACCTAAAACCTGCAATATGTAATGAAGATCTTATAAGATTCTTTAAGAAAATGGGCTATACATTAAAGGATAACTTCCAACTAGAAATTAAAGACCTACCACATTCTTTGGAATTGATTAGGTTGGCCTTTGAATTCTTTGTTATGAGAATTGAATGTGAAATCTTGTTGGAAATAGTAATCAAGTTGGACCACTACCAAGTTTCAGTTGATGAATTgcttcaagaaaggaaattgaTGGAAAACATTGATATTTGTGTGAGTAAACTGAAGCGCCTTTGTGCTACTGACAGAAACCTGAGAGAAAACCTACTCAAAAAGACACCCTCCGCTGAAGATAGTGTTGGCAAGGACTTAGGGATTTCTAGTATAAGAAATCAAGCTGGTTCTCATTCCCAGAGGGACTATGATGGAAATGCAATCCATTCGCCAACATGGAAATCAGTGTGGCCTACTCCTGAATGCCAGTGcaaggatggtgatggtgattaTAACAAACACTTTACTGGGATCCCTGATACAAATTGTGTTCCTTCAATGAACCAACACCAAGCAAAAGATGGATATGAGTTTAACTCCATTAGTAACTTGCAGACAGTTAGAGATAAAAAAATGGTATTGTTGGAAAACATTGATGCTAAAAACTATAAACAGCACTGCTGCCTTAATAATGGTGAATCTGTTCACTTCTGTTGTACAACATGTCTTTCATTGCACACCATTATGTGTGAAGCTGTTAAAAAGTGTATCAGTCATGGTCATTCCTTGACATTTTTTGGTGCTCAGAGCTCTACATGTTTGCCAGAAGCTGATGCTTCTAATAGCGATTTAAAACAGCTATCATGTGCAGACATGGCAAAATCAGACACAAACTGTGGTATTTGTAGTTGTGAATCTGTAAGGTTTCTTTGTAAATGTGGTATGCGTGTATGTTTTCACTGCGCTTATAAAAATATTTTGATCTGCAAGATCTGTGGCAATAGCATTTCAAATAGCATTTCATAA